In Humulus lupulus chromosome 6, drHumLupu1.1, whole genome shotgun sequence, a single genomic region encodes these proteins:
- the LOC133783297 gene encoding uncharacterized protein LOC133783297 — protein sequence MDPSLVQNSPSLEAEEEEKDEWDTDGFVIPSLGIEESNQSNPDDAPKVESSKPPSPKAKVEEDIYLGPHGAPPSQSKQQQEPISASRKQRFKQKLKEADRRVGGTGRENKLENLRELVGGGGKVSSGSMAKNTTRDWLDPHCHESQFEKRYQQ from the exons ATGGACCCATCTCTAGTGCAAAACTCTCCTTCATTAGAggcagaagaagaagaaaaagacgaGTGGG ACACTGATGGATTTGTAATTccaagcttgggaattgaagagTCGAATCAAAGCAATCCTGATGATGCTCCAAAAGTAGAATCCTCAAAACCACCTTCTCCTAAG GCCAAAGTAGAAGAAGACATCTACCTCGGACCACACGGGGCGCCCCCATCTCAATCGAAGCAACAACAAGAACCCATTTCTGCTAGCCGAAAGCAGCGGTTTAAGCAGAAACTGAAAGAAGCAGATAGGAGAGTTGgcggaacaggacgagaaaacaAGCTAGAAAATCTTCGAGAGCTTGTCGGTGGTGGTGGGAAAGTTAGCAGTGGCAGCATGGCTAAAAACACTACAAGAGATTGGCTTGACCCACATTGCCATGAGTCACAGTTTGAGAAGCGGTACCAGCAGTAA
- the LOC133784502 gene encoding uncharacterized protein LOC133784502 — translation MEKTPKNHIFHSMLNLLVLFPSLCLGWFLGFGLTPLLITFLILILSTIFLLSLTKKIITLDENPTGILLEKELKTQVVEFEKLKRYDYEPSLESISENGQIQYEESEGSVDSEISQSFELNWMCSSSPNLEQDFSISDSSFSDEEEDYDNLIEISLPGRDSSGLLEEDEEEHESKQKLQPNFSEAIFNQQGLMELLADINEMNEEENLIEIDISMGSIKCPRIEIKA, via the coding sequence atggaaaaaacaccaaaaaatcaCATATTTCACTCAATGCTAAACCTACTAGTCCTTTTTCCTTCACTATGTTTAGGTTGGTTTCTAGGGTTTGGACTCACTCCACTCCTCATAACCTTCCTAATTTTGATTCTCTCAACAATTTTTCTCCTCAGCTTGACCAAAAAAATCATAACTTTAGATGAAAACCCAACTGGGATTTTACTAGAAAAAGAGCTAAAAACCCAAGTAGTGGAGTTTGAGAAGCTAAAAAGGTATGATTATGAGCCAAGTTTAGAATCCATATCAGAAAATGGTCAAATCCAATATGAAGAAAGTGAAGGCAGTGTTGACTCAGAAATAAGTCAAAGTTTTGAGCTCAATTGGATGTGTTCTTCTTCTCCCAATCTTGAACAAGATTTTTCAATCTCAGACTCTTCTTTctcagatgaagaagaagattATGATAATCTTATTGAGATTAGTTTGCCAGGGAGAGATTCAAGTGGCCTtttagaagaagatgaagaagaacatgagTCAAAGCAAAAATTGCAACCAAATTTTTCAGAAGCCATTTTCAATCAACAAGGTCTTATGGAGCTTTTGGCAGATATTAATGAGATGAATGAAGAGGAAAATCTTATTGAGATTGACATCTCTATGGGGTCTATAAAGTGTCCAAGGATTGAGATCAAGGCATGA
- the LOC133786067 gene encoding glutathione S-transferase T3-like, whose product MEKSSIDLNRETSSTSVSETQSEHSVEGLENVVLHNEDESRHKCKVKWSKEAIILLISGWLNTSNDAIVGNDQSSTHFWARIAEYYNTNQKGKQARIGRQYKDHWNKMNQKVAHFNGCYKRVQQAHHSGWSDEQILENAHQLYKYENNNSNFLLVDCWRLLKDEPKWNTMYQPKGGKRTKVSDTGAFTSSSNADISDDEVREVRPIGQKAANRKGKEKKDTHARFIEISERKASALEKLVTIKEKEAEDNRMTKYMDYLIMDTTHMTHEQKKDHENLCTYIKNNILKL is encoded by the coding sequence ATGGAAAAGTCTAGTATTGATTTGAATCGTGAAACATCATCGACATCTGTCTCTGAAACCCAATCTGAACATAGTGTTGAAGGATTGGAAAATGTAGTTTTACACAATGAAGATGAATCAAGGCATAAATGTAAAGTCAAATGGAGCAAGGAAGCCATTATACTTCTGATAAGTGGATGGCTTAATACATCTAATGATGCCATTGTGGGGAATGACCAGAGTTCTACACATTTCTGGGCTCGGATCGCAGAATACTACAACACCAACCAAAAAGGCAAGCAAGCAAGAATTGGAAGGCAATACAAAGATCATTGGAACAAGATGAATCAAAAGGTGGCGCATTTCAATGGGTGTTATAAACGAGTACAACAAGCACATCACAGTGGTTGGTCTGATGAGCAAATTCTTGAGAATGCACATCAATTGTACAAATATGAAAATAACAACTCAAATTTTCTGCTTGTGGACTGTTGGAGATTGCTAAAGGATGAGCCGAAATGGAATACAATGTACCAACCAAAAGGTGGTAAGAGAACAAAGGTGTCAGATACAGGGGCatttacttcttcttccaatgcagaCATTAGTGATGATGAAGTACGTGAAGTGCGCCCTATTGGCCAAAAGGCAGCAAAtagaaaagggaaggaaaaaaaagacaCACATGCTAGATTTATAGAGATTAGTGAACGGAAAGCATCTGCATTGGAGAAATTGGTGACGATAAAGGAGAAAGAGGCAGAAGATAATAGGATGACAAAATACATGGATTATCTCATCATGGACACGACGCATATGACTCATGAACAAAAGAAAGATCATGAAAACTTGTGTActtatattaagaataatatcttGAAGTTGTAA
- the LOC133786068 gene encoding uncharacterized protein LOC133786068, translated as MDSPNSPNPYDNMSLEDIIIVECTDDHDDQYFKALMDGGISTRQGRKRAHIDRGHVEGHQRLFDDYFSDEPVYTKYQFRRRFRMRRHVFLRIVQALENHSEYFHTRFDAVGRRGLSPLQKCTAAMRMLAYGAPGDYVDEYVRIGETTAIECLVNFVRGVNDIFETEYLRRPNAGDIRRLLQMGEVHGFPGSNNDLNVLNQSPIFTDILQGQAPRVEFTINGTQYNNGYYLADGIYPEWGTFVKTIPLPQGEKRKLFARCQEAVRKDVERAFGVLQSRFAIVRGPARFWQRDVLKDIMYACIILRNIIVEDERDAYESLFDFNYDDDPANTLMVEVLHGPISDFPTMLQINAEIRDRNIHRNLQADLVEHIWKKSQVILSVDGKFFQEPLKENSSAKTILLEEGPLQRILLEPSHESKNPNRVQSHEEHCAKSEKWLQKKVVVVSSVPDM; from the exons ATGGATTCGCCAAATTCTCCGAATCCATACGACAATATGAGTCTAGAGGATATCATAATTGTAGAGTGTACTGATGATCATGATGATCAATATTTCAAAGCGCTCATGGATGGGGGTATCTCAACAAGACAAGGAAGAAAGAGAGCCCACATTGATAGGGGTCATGTAGAAGGACACCAACGTTTGTTCGATGACTACTTTTCTGATGAACCGGTGTATACAAAATATCAATTTCGAAGAAGATTTAGAATGCGTAGACATGTATTCCTACGTATAGTGCAAGCTCTAGAAAATCATTCAGAGTATTTCCATACGAGGTTTGATGCAGTCGGTAGAAGGGGGCTTTCGCCATTACAGAAGTGCACTGCTGCTATGCGAATGTTGGCATATGGAGCGCCTGGCGattatgttgatgagtatgttcgaATTGGTGAAACTACCGCTATTGAATGTCTAGTCAATTTCGTTCGAGGAgtgaatgatatttttgagacCGAATATTTAAGACGGCCCAATGCTGGGGACATTCGTCGCTTACTTCAAATGGGGGAGGTGCATGGTTTTCCAG GATCCAATAATGATCTCAACGTGTTAAATCAATCCCCAATATTCACTGATATCTTACAAGGGCAAGCTCCGAGAGTTGAGTTTACGATAAATGGCACACAATACAACAATGGGTATTATCTAGCAGATGGTATCTATCCTGAGTGGGGTACATTTGTTAAAACTATCCCACTGCCTCAAGGagagaaaagaaaattatttgccCGATGCCAAGAAGCGGTACGCAAAGATGTTGAGCGAGCATTCGGAGTACTTCAATCTCGTTTTGCTATTGTACGAGGACCAGCACGTTTTTGGCAAAGAGATGTTCTCAAAGATATTATGTATGCATGCATCATATTGCGCAACATTATTGTCGAGGATGAAAGAGATGCATATGAGAGTTTGTttgattttaattatgatgaCGACCCCGCCAACACCCTAATGGTTGAAGTATTGCATGGACCTATTTCTGACTTCCCGACAATGCTTCAAATAAATGCTGAAATTCGTGATAGAAACATTCATCGCAATCTTCAAGCGGACTTGGTAGAGCACATATG GAAGAAGTCTCAAGTCATTTTATCGGTAGATGGTAAGTTCTTCCAAGAACCTCTTAAAGAAAACTCCTCTGCAAAGACAATTCTTCTCGAAGAAGGCCCTTTGCAAAGGATATTGTTAGAACCATCTCATGAAAGCAAGAACCCTAATAGAGTGCAATCTCACGAGGAACATTGCGCCAAGTCAGAGAAATGGTTACAAAAGAAAGTTGTTGTGGTTTCTAGTGTCCCCGACATGTAG
- the LOC133783298 gene encoding DEK domain-containing chromatin-associated protein 4 codes for MGEEDTVAEGAETVANGTNPLEKTSDTVTEKKVEEVNDKTKEKDIKVNDEPKEKEKELEVNDEPKEKEKELEVNDKPKEKEMEVNDESKEKEVEVNDEPTEMEEDKKDVNKDEAEKMDEDPKGDESIDEKEKEEAGEPKAELTKEETPDKKEEKKKKDKVKEAADEKIGVSKEEEQDKDEKPEEPEEEKESKKRVKGKRSEKTKKERKVVVEKEKEPITPVSDRPVRERKSVERLVATVDKESVREIQIPKGKGTPLKDIPNVAFKFSRRRTDDTFKLLHSILYGRRVKAFQIKSNISRFSGFVWHENEDKQKNKVKEKLDKCVREKLLEFCDLLDIPITKTTTRKEDIVAKLIEFLLAPCATTTVLLSEKEKSDKGKKRKRVAKGRSSRGSSAKRSVKRKNEDTSKAEAKSHGSDSEDESEDEEEENKEEEDEENEVENENGVPEKSEDEVSEHSRSEEKEESEEESEEEVKKRKRSSKKTPQKKESAGKAKSKKITASPKSSPPPKKTPKKSSKQSKDDDDSDASPKVFSRKKTNEKVAKAPSTAKRTPKEKPGKKTAKGKDKSKQDKLKPTDDELRDAICEILKEVDFNTATFTDILKLLARRFEADLTPMKSSIKLMIQEELTKLADEADEEEEEDGEGNAEKDKTQSGGQEVEA; via the exons ATGGGAGAGGAAGATACGGTGGCTGAGGGAGCTGAGACTGTGGCAAATGGGACTAACCCGCTGGAAAAAACCAGTGACACTGTGACTGAGAAGAAAGTGGAGGAGGTAAATGATAAGACAAAGGAAAAAGATATAAAGGTGAATGATGagccaaaggaaaaggaaaaggaaTTAGAGGTAAATGATGagccaaaggaaaaggaaaaggaaTTGGAGGTAAATGATAAGCCAAAGGAAAAGGAAATGGAGGTAAATGATgagtcaaaggaaaaggaagtGGAAGTAAATGATGAGCCAACGGAAATGGAGGAAGATAAAAAAGATGTCAATAAAGATGAAGCTGAGAAAATGGATGAAGACCCCAAGGGAGATGAAAGCATAgatgagaaagaaaaagaagaagcagGGGAGCCTAAAGCTGAACTGACGAAAGAAGAAACTCCagataaaaaagaagaaaagaaaaaaaaggacaaaGTTAAAGAAGCTGCAGATGAGAAGATTGGTGTGTCCAAGGAAGAAGAGCAGGATAAGGATGAGAAACCTGAAGAACCTGAGGAGGAAAAAGAATCAAAGAAGCGTGTCAAAGGGAAGAGGTCAGAGAAAACTAAGAAGGAGAGGAAGGTGGTGGTGGAAAAGGAGAAAGAGCCAATAACTCCTGTAAGTGATCGCCCTGTACGAGAGCGCAAATCAGTTGAAAGGCTGGTGGCGACTGTTGATAAAGAATCTGTCAGGGAAATCCAAATTCCAAag GGCAAGGGTACACCACTGAAAGATATACCCAATG TGGCTTTCAAATTTTCAAGGAGAAGAACAGATGACACTTTCAAATTACTTCATTCGATTCTTTATGGTAGAAGAGTAAAG GCATTTCAGATCAAGAGTAATATATCTCGGTTTTCAGGTTTTGTGTGGCATGAAAATGAG GACAAGCAAAAGAACAAAGTGAAGGAAAAACTTGATAAATGCGTCAGAGAGAAATTGCTGGAATTCTGTGATTTGCTTGACATACCAATTACCAAAACTACAACTCGTAAG GAAGATATTGTTGCAAAGCTGATAGAATTTTTGTTGGCCCCTTGTGCTACTACAACTGTGTTACTTTCCGAAAAAGAGAAG TCAGATAAAGGGAAAAAACGTAAGAGAGTAGCGAAAGGAAGATCGTCGAGGGGCTCATCTGCAAAACGCTCAGTTAAG AGAAAGAATGAGGACACTTCAAAAGCAGAAGCCAAAAGTCATGGATCTGATTCGGAAGATGAAtctgaagatgaagaagaagaaaacaaagaagaagaagatgaagaaaatgagGTGGAAAACGAAAATGGTGTTCCGGAAAAATCTGAAGATGAGGTTAGTGAGCATTCTAGAAGTGAAGAGAAAGAGGAATCAGAAGAGGAATCCGAAGAAGAGGTAAAAAAACGTAAAAGAAGTTCTAAAAAAACTCCTCAAAAGAAAGAATCTGCTGGAAAAGCTAAAAGCAAGAAAATAACTGCTTCACCTAAGTCCAGCCCCCCACCTAAGAAAACACCAAAGAAATCATCAAAGCAGTCTAAGGATGATGATGACAGTGATGCAAGTCCAAAGGTATTCTCAAGGAAGAAAACAAATGAAAAGGTTGCAAAAGCCCCGTCTACAGCAAAAAGGACCCCGAAGGAGAAACCAG GGAAAAAGACTGCTAAGGGAAAGGACAAGAGCAAACAGGATAAATTGAAGCCAACTGATGATGAGCTGAGAGATGCAATATGCGAAATCCTTAAAGAAGTCGACTTTAATACG GCTACTTTCACCGACATTTTGAAGCTACTCG CTCGGCGATTTGAAGCGGATCTGACACCGATGAAGTCGTCTATAAAGCTGATGATACAGGAGGAGCTTACAAAACTAGCTGACGAGGcagacgaagaagaagaagaagatggagaaggcAATGCAGAGAAGGATAAAACTCAGTCTGGTGGGCAAGAAGTAGAAGCCTGA